CTCTATATAGGGTCTTGAACAAATTCCCGATGAAGAGGAGAAGAAGGAGGAGAAGGACCCCTATGAGGACAGCGATGATCCCGCAATCGTGAAGAAGCGGGAGAAAGAGCGGAAGTTAAGGGAGAAACAGCTGAAGAAGGAGGAAAAGCTCAGGGAGAAACAGCtgaaggaggaggagaagcagAAGAAAAATTAGtatcaataaaaacaaacatttcGCCAGTTGTGCTCCCAAGCCGAGCACAGGACTCTCGGCCGCCTTTGCCGCGCATTTAGCAACCCTGTGCTCGTGACAGGAAACCACCCCTAAGGGAGAAGTACGGGTGGCGAAACATCCCGTCGTCAGCTTTGTGTGGTATTCGGTGAAAAGGCGTCGTCGAGCTGTGAGCGcggaaataaacaaatatccTGCCGACTAATTTCGAGTTTAATtcttaaaaactattttagaATTCGGGAAGATTGAATATTGTGGTGTAAGGCGGTAAAATGCCTTAGTTTATGAGTGCCCGCAAGGATTTAGCTTGGAAACGGTTCGCTAAACAAGGCATATACATAAAACACAGCCATGGCTGCCGGGCAATGGGTGGGGGTGGTTGAGCGGGTGCTCAGGGGAATGGGGCTGAAATGGGGGGCCAATTTGGCTGTCCTGGGGCTGTGCGTGTTCCTCTTTGCCAGCGTCACGCACGCGAACTCCCTGAACGCCATCGAGGAGCCCGTCACCCGGCGCCACCACCAGCGGCATCACGAGCGCGAGCGGGAGGAGAACGGCTACTGCGCTCCGTACAGCGGCAAGGTGTGCAAGGAGTACCTCACCGGCCAGGTGTGGTACAGTCTGGAGGATCCCACTGGCGGGTGGAAGAACGAGCAGGTGACCACGGCGCTCTGGGACGAGCTTATCTCCGATCTTACGGGTCTGTGTCGCGAGGCAGCCGAGGTGAGCTTCGATTGATACATCTAGAGATCACATTTTAATCTCTTTTCGCTACAGAAAATGCTCTGCGCCTATGCGTTTCCCAACTGCCACATGGAGGGTGGTCGAGCGGTGAAGGCTCCTCTCTGCTTCGAGGATTGCCAGGCCACGCATCTCCAGTTCTGCTACAACGACTGGGTGCTCATCGAGGAGAAGAAGGAGCGAAACATGTTCATCAAGAGCCGCGGCCACTTCCGGCTACCCAACTGCTCCTCCTTGCCGCACTACAACGCTTCCATGCGGCGACCCAACTGCTCCTACATCGGTCTAACCGAACTCAAGGAGTCCGAAGTGAGCTGTAAGTCTTCATTATCTCAAAAACTCCTTAGGCTTTTCTGATGCTAGAATCCCTTTTCTTCACAGACGATTGCCGCAATGGAAACGGACGCTTCTACATGGGCACAATGAACGTGTCCAAATCGGGCATTCCCTGCCAGCGCTGGGACACTCAGTACCCGCACAAGCACTTCCAGCCACCACTGGTCTTCCATCAGCTCCTGGAGGGCGAAAACTATTGCCGCAATGCTGGCGGCGAGGAGCCGCATCCCTGGTGCTACACTGTGGATGAATCAGTGCGCTGGCAGCACTGCGATATACCCATGTGTCGTAAGATCATATCTTTTTTTGCTCTtttactttatataattcacCCACTTCTGTTTTAGCGGATTATGTGGACCCCAATGCTGGCGATTTGAACACGCCCATCAAGATGGAGAAGTTTTTCACGCCATCGATGATTTTTCTCTTGGCTGGAATAGGTTTCGTGGCCATTGTGACGCTGCACTTGATGATCTTGCTTGTCTATAAGCTGTCCAAGCACAAGGATTACTCCCAGCCTGCGGGAGCAGCCACTGCAGAGTGCAGTGTTTCCATGCGCGGAGGAGAAGAGTGTGGTGGGAATCTGAACACCAGTAGAGAAACCCTCGGAGGCAATGGAAACACGAATACCTTGGCAAAGTGGGGCACCATTAGGAGCACGGCCACTATTCACAGCAATTGCGTGGCCCTAACTACGGTGAACAATGTGTCAGATGCTAAGGGCACGAAACCGAATGCCCGCCTGGAGAAGTTAGAGTACCCACGTGGGGATATAGTGTATGTAAGATCATTGGGTCAAGGAGCCTTCGGTCGCGTCTTCCAGGCCAGGGCTCCTGGACTTGTTCCCGATCAGGAAGATCTTCTAGTCGCTGTTAAGATGCTAAAGGACGACGCCAGCGACCAGATGCAGATGGATTTCGAGCGTGAGGCCTGTTTGCTGGCCGAGTTCGATCATCCCAATATCGTGAGGTTGCTTGGGGTGTGCGCCTTGGGCAGACCCATGTGTCTGCTCTTCGAGTACATGGCTCCTGGCGATCTCAGCGAGTTCTTGCGCGCCTGCTCCCCATATGCCACCCACCAGGCGCCGACTCGGGATCGTCTGCAGTTGAACGAGCTACATCTGCTGCAGATGGCGGCCAACATTGCAGCGGGAATGCTGTATCTTTCGGAGAGAAAGTTCGTCCACCGGGATTTGGCCACCAGGAATTGCCTGATCAACGAGCACATGGCGGTGAAGATCGCCGACTTTGGGCTCTCGCACAAGATCTATTTGCAGGACTATTACAAAGGCGATGAGAACGACTTCATCCCAATCCGCTGGATGCCGCTTGAGAGCATTCTGTACAACAAGTTCTCGCTGGAGTCGGATGTGTGGGCCTACGGCATCTGTCTGTGGGAGATCTTCTCCTTCGCCTTGCAGCCCTACTTCGGGCTAACCCACGAGGAGGTGATCAAATACATCAAGGAGGGCAACGTACTCGGCTGTCCGGACAACACGCCGCTCTCCGTCTACGCGCTGATGCGCCGCTGCTGGAACCGCAAGCCCAGTGAGCGACCTGGCTTTGCTGAGATCAACCACTGCATCCAGCACAGCATCGCCGAGAGCGAGTGCAAGGCAATGCTCTAGATGATTGCCGGAGAAGTGAATGAAATAATCCTTGTCGAACAGAACGATCGTCCGTTGTCCTTGTGGGGCAAGCAATAGAAGCACATTAATACGTCAGGTTGGGTGACAAAACAATAGAAGGGAATGCCATCATCTTAAAACTTGATAAAAAGCTTTTGGATCTTTAGTATATTTGCCGATTTTTTTAGGACATACAAAATAGTTCTGAATTGCATAAAGGTGGCATTCCTAGACTATCTTTTTTGAATCCCCATCTCTTATGCATACTGAATTGAATTTTGCACAAGGTGAGATCAGAGGGGCAACAGGTTTGTGATTAAGTTAGTATAAATGACAGCTCCATATCTTTAAGAGATCGCTCCGTTACCAAGTCTTTCATCCGATGCTTCCTCACATAACTTTCTTTAATCGATACAGAAACTATTTTGATACACTTATACCCTCTGATCTCTCGATCTCGATCGAATAGTCTGCCACAACGAACGCATCATCAACGTCTCGTATCCATATCTAGTCTGTAGATTAAGTTTATATATATGCGCATATGTAGATTGCATTTTAATGGGAATATTTTTGACTAGGCTTAAGCACTGCCATCGCAGTCGCACTCCACAAAGATCGCTGATCACTGGGTGGACAAACAGGAACCAGACACCGGAGACCATCAAAACAATAAGTTAAATGAGATATGGAATATTTAGAGAACTGTCTACAGCCCGAATTTCTGGGTAACTTTACATAATCTTTGTAACTAAAGCAACGTGTTGATTgtaatttgtataaataaacCATCTATAACCGTATCATATCAGCAGTAGTAGTAATTATAATAGTAGTTATCGTAGTAGCAGCGATTATAGGTTGCGGGATAAGGTACAGGGAGAGGCACCGGAAGAACTCCCGCGTATCCAGCATAGCCGCCATATCGGGCATATCCGCCATATCCTCCGAAGCCTCTAAAGCCTCCGCGACCTGGTCCTCCGAAGCCGCCACGACCGAATCCTGGACCACGTCCTCCAAATCCGCCTCTACCGAAACCACCTCTCCCTCCTCCGAATCCGCCTCCTCGACCTCCTCCTCCGAAACCTCCAGCATGACCGCCTCCACCGtgtcctcctccgcctccaccTCCTCTCGCATAGGACATCTGTGCGTGGATCACAAGGAAAATCAGGAAAAACAAAATCCAAACTCGGGACATCTTATCCGGCCAGAACCTTTTCGATCCGTTGGTAAATCACGACTAAGTTCCGATGACTGGGAAATTCTATTTATTGCAAATTAATTAGGACACCCGCGTTAATTGGCAATGCGGGCATGAGTTCATGTATTGAAAATCCCGATCGAGTTACTCTTGTTTGTCTCTGTATTTGCGTTGCTTCGCCTCTCTCCGCCGATTCACACTCCTCGATATCACAGCAGCCTAAATGATTAGGCATCAAATGTAATTTGTTCCTTAACCGAATGAACTTAAACATATAGATGGGGGATGAGCCGCTGGAGGAGCCTCCTACAGCGCCTCGGGgcattgtttgtttttgctgaTGATCAGCCTTTCCGGATCCAAAGAGAGTCGTTTCAACACATCGTACACTTTGGAGCGGACATCCACCTCGAAGTCCCGATCACGTCCAAGAATCCAGATCTGATCGGAGTGACCCAGTGAGCCGATGCTGCCGCAGGACCACAAGATGGCGAAGTTCTCGTAGTCCGTGTAGAGCACCTGGTACTTTCCGGAACCTGGCAGCAGTCGGGCAATTACGTCCGGAAATCGGGTGGTAAACTAGAAAATATTAATTCTGTTTATTGAgtgttattaatattatttattatagcTACCTTAAAGTCCATGATGGAGGATCGACTGTTTTCTGGCGTTGCATAGCCAATGTTCACATTCGGATTACCAGTTCTAAAAAGGACAACAACTTTGAAACACAATATATATTAATAGATAAGTTTAACATACATGCgatttatgtttttaatgGCTACAGCCAGCTTAAAATTGGAAAACTTGGATTGTTCGCCCTTGTTATACGGCTCAAACTGAAAGGTGGTGCATCCGGAGGCGATTTCCGGAAGATAAAAAGAGCGCTCTACCTCGTACCAGTGTCCAAGAACCTACAAGATAATGATATTACATCCGTTTATTATTACTTCTTTATCAAAATGTTCTTTGAGCTCTTAAGTAAGTTGTTTCTACATTTTCCAAGTACTTCATCGAAAAGTGACATCTGGAAAGATTGGAACTAGAACTATCTGATAACCATCAGTGTGAAATCCAAAACTTTTGTCACGCAGCGTTTCTCTCGGCCAAGAAACACTTAACTGGGTTACTAATCAAAATGCCACTTAGCGCAAACAATGCGTAAAACGTAAACATTTTGGAAACTGGTTATGGACTCGCTTGTGGCTGCTGGCCATTGAGAAGAGCCGATCTTTTGGCCGCTGCCCATCTTGCAGTTCAAAGTCGGCGGAGGGCGCCGCATCGGATCGGAGATTGCCACTGGTGACCAGCCGAGGTCTTTGCCCCGGGTCAAAAGTGCGCTTAGGGGGCGGGGCCGGTGGCAAATGGCTTAATTCACGCCTGTCAACAGCTCAATTGGATGATGTGCCATTTGGAAGTGGTAGGGGAAGAGGAGAGGAGGTCGCCAGACCCACATAATGTGAGTGACAATGCCTCCACCTCACCCGGGCAATTATGGTGCATTATCTTTTATGCAAATCAAGGCtcaatcaatttaatttcagCTGCTTAAGTGAGTGTGCCAATTTTCTAGTCCATGATCTCGACAGTGTATCTAAACCAACAGCGGGTCGTTTATAGCTAAAACAACTACATGCATTTATGAGTACTAAACAGAGTCCATTTATGGATTCTCAGAAATACTTTTAAACAATCTTTTTACAGCCCCCCGAAAccaattttcgaattttcttTCTCGAGAAACATTAGTTTCACATTTATGATGGCATATTTGTGGCTTGGCAAGATGAttccataaatatttgattgaaaTATTGGCTGTTCGCACCAGGGATGTTCCACTGTATTGCACTTTGTTGTCCTTGGCGTGCCCATGTCTCAGCATTGGTACTGGTTGATTTACTTCTTTATAAAATAAGTGGCTTGTTTACCATCAGCAGGCCATAAAGCTTTTGTGCCGCTCGCCTCCTTCTGTAAAACTGGTTTGCATTTTACACGGCGGATCGGATTTGGTGGCCTTAAATTGGTTCAAGTTCATCATCTGCACAATCCCCAAGATGTAAAGAGGGGTCTTCGTCTGCGGCAGACGCCTTGTGCCAATTAATCGAAGATGTGACACGTTTAAGACGATGGCCAATAGCCGATGAGTGGCCAGTTATACAGTGCATCTCATAGTTGTAAGGACAAGCAGTTCTCAAATACTGTGTAATCTAATAACTTGGTTTACTTAGTACTGAACGTTACACTTAAGCATTTGGGTTCTGTTGGGTCAATAATCTGTGGCTTTAATAACAGGTTTGGAAGGTGGTTTAATAAAGCCAATGTACATTGCAAATATGTATATCTAGACCGCAAACAAATGTGTGTATGAATATTTACAATACCCAAACAGTCTGTTAATAAAATAGCGATTAAAATATGCAGCAAttttagttagttagttaatGAACAGATGTATGAGAAAGCCAGCAACTAACTTACCCGACTCATGTTAAACTTTGGCATCGATGGATAATTCGGGCAACGTCCAAATCCGTAGGCATCCGTCCCAGCAAATGTCACTAATAGCACTCCGGACAACAGCCAAACCCTCGAGCCAAGTGGCTGGCCACTCATCATGGTTGCTTTTGATAGTTCACTTTGAATATTTGGCACTTTAGGCGGCAGAATCGGCACTCCAGCACCTAACTAAACTGTGTGGAATTCGAAATCAGGCAATTTCCATTGAACTCGGCCGTTTTAACTTGGCTGTGCACAAAGCGATGATTTCCGTTTCGACGGGTTCACTTGGCCAACGAACTATGGATCGACATGAACCTACTACATATACATTTCCTCAAAGGTACACCATGTCCGTCCATTAGTATTCCGGATGGGATGTGTGCGATAATGGAACGTGCTGGCTACCGGCTTAGTGGAGCAAGCCAGACCGAATTGGTAGCTCCCgcaaagaagaagaagaagtaaAGTGATGTGATGTGAGGTGAAGTGAAGTGAAAACCACTAACTGGGTTGGCGCGGCGCCGTttattattgatatttattttggtttttggctcGTGCCCGGCCAGCGAGTTACGTAAAAGAAAAGCCAACGTCAAAATGCAGCTGGAAAACTGGTTGCTCCACCGATTTTCGCACACACCAAGAGATACTTATTGCGCATTGCAAAAAGCGGGTAAAAGCGAAAATACCTAATCGAGGAAATACTGCGCTGGGATGCATCAATTGTGTCATGAAGTTAGTCGGGTGCATTGCTCGATTTATCTGCGAAAGTGGGCATATATGTAGACATGGTAGCTTCATTCGAGCGCATCAAGTTCAAGAGAAATAGGAAGtggtttttcttttcgctACTTCGGTTTGCCATCATCGCATGAGGAATATGGCCAATAACTATTTGATTGATAGATAGTGATGTGAAAGGTACTTTGATTGGTAGCTACATAGTATAGATCATCAGTAACAGTATTAGTTGGcacttatttaataatattgtattttaaGACGAAATGGTAACTTGATACAAATGATTATGTATATTTTAGATTTTAGACTTTAAAAGAAGTATTTCCTTGGGTCTAATTGAATTAGTGTTATAGGTAAATAGTAAATAATTATATGAAATTTACGATGCATTAAAAAATGACATTTGCAAGGAGGACTGAATTCTTGTACCTAGACTAAATCGCAGTACCTAGACTAAATCGCACTACGTAGACTGAATTGTTGTACCTAGACTACCAGCCAGGTACGCCAAAATATACACTTCCCATCACTGCCAATAGAAAAAAAGTGTTAATTTCACAGAAAACGACAGCCGCAAGTGGCTGAAAATAAACCAAGGCAATTGCAAAATACTCTCGTTGTCCAACTGATTTCACTTTGTGCACATACAAGTATCCGTTTCAATACGCGTGTCAGTTGATAAAGTTGTCTTGCAAAATGCAGAACTATCAGCCATATCTCTTTGTTTACATCGGCTTTTGCGGTGTTCTTTGCCTTCTCGCGGTTTTTATCTCGCGAACTCGAATTTCGTATGGCGCCAGTAACGCGGCTCGTTCACATCGATCGACCGATCGCAGCAACAGCTCAATTGAAACTGAACGGATCGGCGGtttgaattgaattcaatttcgTTATTTAACACCGCACGGTCACACTGGGATCGCTCCTCTGCCTATCGATATAAAAAAGTAATCGATCATATATTTGAAATGATTACTAGAGAAGAACCGTTACGTAGCAAGTTTATTTCAGTTTAGTATCATACAAATATTGATAAACTTTATgtaatttttaataacaatttCAAATCTGTTGTAATTTTTTGTATCTTGTTGTTAGCAGGAGAGCTCGGTGGGACACTGCGAGGAAGGACGGCGGGACTGGTCGGTGGGCCAGGTCGGTGGGACACAGGTTGTACTTTTTGAATCCCTAGTTCCATATTCCACTGTTCCTCTATCGCCGCCAATTTGTCGCAAATCTTAGAGATATCCGCGTATTGGTATTTTTTAGTACATTCTTTCATCCAGCTGTTTCGACGGATATTTCACGCATTTTGCTATAGTTAACCAAGTTTTGTGGTGAGTGCTcaatttaaatggaaattacATGTAAAAAAATATGGGAGAAGGGCGTGGTTGCACATACTTCGCCCACTGGCAATAAGCCTATGTCAGCATACACGCCCAAATCAAAAGATTTCCGTACCGTATGGTCGTATGCTACAATTCTACATATGTATGGGACATACCTGCGATAAGAAAGCGTCGTCTAGATGACACATAACTTCAGGGAATTAAGGCGGtttcaattgatttttcaCAGAAAGAGCACGGAACCAAACTGCCAAAATGGTGGCCATCCAATTGTTCAACGAAATCGGCAGTATTTTCCGAAACGTGAGTTTGCCTTCGCCTTTTTCACCACACTCAGCTTACTCCAGTTTCCACTCTTTCCACAGACCCCCACGTTTGCTCTCGTCTTGGAGACCCTACTGGTCATAACCGTGATTTGGCTGCTGCTCCACAGGCGAGGTGGAGGTCGTCGCCGACAGCTGACCAAGGAGGAGGAAGACCGAATAATCGCCGACTATGAACCAGAGCCCTTGGTGGCCGACACCGATCCCAATCATCCCCTGCTGCACACCCGCGTTGTGCAGTCCAAGGTGGGCAAGCGCATCAAGGTCGATGGACACGACTGCCTAAATCTGGGCTCACACAACTACCTTGGCTTCCTCGAGGACCAGGAGATACTGGAGGAGGCCTGCAAGTCGCTGCGCAAGTACGGAGTTGGATCTTGCGGACCTCGGGGCTTCTACGGCACTATGGACGTGCATCTGGACCTGGAGGATCGTATTGCCAAGTTCATGGGCCTGGAGGAGGCCATTGTCTATTCCTACGGCTTCTCGACCGTGGCCAGTGCCATTCCGGCATATGCCAAGCGTGGCGACCTTATCTTTGTGTAGGATTGCCTACTTTATCTGCCCAGTTTGACCACTAATGACTTGTAATTTGTAGGGATGAGGCTGTCAACTTTGCCATTCAGAAGGGCCTGGATGCTTCACGCAGCACAATCGTTTTCTTCAAGCACAATGACGTTGAGGATCTAGAACGTCTGTTGATTGAGCAAGAAAAACGAGACCAGAAAAATCCGAAAAAGGCGGCTAAGACACGTCGTTTCCTCGTCGCCGAGGGTATCTATATGAATACGGGCGAGATTTGCCCGCTTCCCGAGCTGGTGGCCTTGCGTCAGAAGTACAAGTTGCGTTTGTTCATCGACGAAAGTATCTCCTTTGGCACATTGGGCCAGGGTGGTCACGGAGTTACAGAGCATTTTAATGTCGATGTAGGTGGTAAACCGGAAAGGAATCCTAAAATTATAGCTGCTGGTTTTCTTTTAGCGTGATGAAGTCGATCTGATATCGGCCGGCATGGAGGGATCGATGGCAACAGTCGGTGGCTTCTGCGTTGGCTCGCACTTCATAGCCGAGCACCAGCGCCTCTCTGGCTTGGGCTACATCTTCTCGGCCTCCCTGCCGCCCATGCTCACCCAGGCGGCTATTTCGGCGTTGGATCGTTTCGAACGAGAACCACAAATCTTCGAGCAGCTGCAGGCAAAGTCTAAGACGTTGCACGCGAAGTTTTTGCGATTCAGCAAGCTAACCCTGCGCGGCGATGAGCTGTCGCCAGTGAAGCACTTGTATCTGGCCCAGCCCGCCGAGAACTTTGACAAGGAACTGAAACTTCTAACAGAGCTGGCTGATAAGGTATGCATTTCGTTTTTCCCATGCAATTATAAAAACTATACATTTCTACTCACTTTACCCAGTGCATTGCCCAAGGAGTGGCTGTGGTACAGGCTGCCTACCTGCAGAACAGGGAACGCCAACCAGTCCGTCCCAGCATTCGCATTGCTGTCAACCGTTTGCTGGAGAGTGCGGATATAGACAATGCGTTTGAGGTCATCGAGAGTGTTTCCAGCTCCGTCCTATAAGCCTAGTTCTTGAAAAGGAATCATGTTCTTTCGACAATGGCCTTACTGTTAAGTTTTATGGCCTGCTGGCCCCATCATTTTTCCATCACTTCTTTAAGACCAGTCCAGTATGAATTGTTTAAGTTAATAGCTAGCGTTGCACTTGCTCTTTGCCCTTTGTTGGATTGCATTTTAACGAGAACTTTATGTCTAGGAAAATTTTCAAAGATTATACGTTATAGATAACAGAGCTGgttaaataaaactattaagTTTATTTGGTAGTTACCTGCCCTTTTATTGTTGATTCTTATCGCTTGCGAAATCGCGAACGTttttgaatatgataaagaatATGATATTGTGTGATAACATTTATGATAACACTTACAGGAACAACTTAAACATAGAAACATTCTGTGTAACCTagattatttatatttttcttgcATGACAATTTACATACACATCCCACGCTTAATAATAACTAAAAGTTGGAATAATCCAGCTGGAATGAAACTGTTTTGAAACGATTTGATTGCCTGTGGAGCAGAGCTGTTTCCAAGGGACGACCTAATCTGTGTTCATAATAATCATAACCCTTCGACTTTCAAACCCATGTTTGTGCATTCGATTCACTGATGAACTTGACAACGACGACCCCAAATCATGATGTTGTGCACATAGCGCTCTGATTTCGATGCCGATATGCCAGCCGGCAATCAGCGCCAATTGGGCGTATACGTACTATGAACTTGGGTGCGGTGCTATCAGTGCGAATACGCAACATTTGGCGACAAAAACATGCAATTACAGCAATTTTCGCTTTGTTGTTTACATACGCGAATGGCGGGCGCAAAAGGCAAAGCTGCAAAAACAGCTGATCGCAAGCGAAAGCTTTCCGTGCGCAACGGAGCTTTTGAGTTGGCCGGCAGCTGATAAATGAGCACAGTTGTCGCTCGTCGGTCAACAGGCAAACCAGCAGCGTCTTCGCCACCGCCGCCTTCTTCAGTTCCCACCGTTCAACCGAGACACCTCTCGGGGATTCATTCTCCTCCGCCATGGCCGAGGCTAAGGACATCGAGAAGCTGTTCGAGACGGACGGCTACTTGCGGCCGTTTGAGCACGAGATTCGTCGTCGGTGAGTTAAGATCCCCCGCCCTCCACCGATGTACAATACATACATCAATACATAGATGTGTGCATAGTTAGATGTACATCGGGTAACCCAAGGTTGGCGCCGGCTTCATGCGCTCCATGCTGATAAGCGAGTGCGGCGTAACCATAGAGGGCAATCGATGGCCGGAGCGCGTAGCCCGGACTCCGTAATCCATGCTGCAGCCGTATCATGCAGTTGGAAAAACTGCGTTCGCAATGTCGAATGAAGGTCGCCGGTGTTTGCCGCCCCGCCCtctgcgtgagtgtgtgttagTTGGTCAGTGCGGTGCCGTGTGTGTTTGTCAAAAcggaatattaaataatatgcTCGCTGCGTGCTGCCGGCGTGTTTGGAGCATGGATCTTCTTGGCCTTGGTGGCATTTTCCGGATTTCCCCAAGTTGTGCCGGCGACATTTCTATTTTTGCATCACTGCAAATCGAAACATTTCGGCTGCTCTTCCGCTtttgcgtcttttgttgtgGTCTCTTTTATCGGGCGATTGTGTTTATAAGATGTTTGCCTTTTAgaatttctttttgtttacttCTTTAGCCGATTATTTTAGAAATCAAACCTCTAAAATAAATTCTTATTGcagtgaaaaaaattatttatatttctaatAGAATTTTACAAgttcgaaaatatttaaattctatttaattatttaaaataaaatcagtAAACATACTTTGGCAATGACACGATTTGACCCACGATTTTCGTTATCGGATTTATAAACCTAATGAGCATAAATGTGAAATTTACTgaacaaaaattgaaaaatccaaTAATAAACCATAATAATCCATTAATAATAAAAGGAGTCTATTTCAGAGAGTTTTACATCAGTTTATCAGCTAGcaaagttattattttaattaattaattagaaTTCACTATTAGAGGTCGGGTCGACTCCATCCTGTTGATccttaaaataattattccaattttttttttcgcagtCATGGCGTGCTCGAGGATTGGCTTAATAAGATAAACCAAAGCGAAGGCGGACTAGATGGCTTTTCGACGGCTTACAAGCACTACGGACTTCACTTTCAGCCGGACAACTCGGTGATTGCCCGCGAGTGGGCACCTGGAGCTAGAGATGTCTATCTCACGGGTGACTTCAGTGAGTAGTCCATCCTTCACTACGAATTTATCTAGTCTAACCGATTGCTACAACCCCACAGACAACTGGCACTGGGAATCGCATCCGTTTAAAAAGCTCGACTTTGGCAAGTGGGAGCTTCACCTGCCCCCCAACGAGGACGGCAGTCCGGCCATCAAGCACTTGAGCGAAATTAAGATTATCATTCGCAACCATTCCGGTCAATTGCTGGACCGCCTGTCGCCCTGGGCCAAGTACGTGGTGCAGCCGCCCAAGTCGGCCAACCAGGGGGTCAACTACAAGCAGTACGTGTGGGAGCCACCGTCCTACGAGCGTTACCAACGCCAGCATCCGGGTCCGCCAAGGCCCAAATCGCTCAGGATCTACGAGTGCCACGTGGGTATCGCCTCCCAGGAGCCGCGGGTCGGCAGCTACGACGAGTTCGCCGATCGCATCGTGCCGCGCATCAAGCGTCAGGGCTATAACTGCATCCAGGTTATGGCCATCATGGAGCACGCCTACTACGCCAGTTTTGGCTATCAAGTCACCAGCTTCTATGCGGCCTCCAGCCGTTATGGCAACCCGGAGCAGTTGAAGCGCATGATCGACGTGGCCCACTCGCACGGCCTTTTCGTTCTGCTCGATGTTGTTCACTCGCATGCTTCCAAGAACGTTCAGGACGGTCTGAACCAGTTCGATGGCACCAACAGTTGCTTCTTCCACGACGGAGCTCGTGGCGAGCACTCGCTGTGGGACAGTCGTCTCTTCAACTACGTTGAGTACGAGGTGCTGCGCTTTTTGCTATCCAACCTGCGTTGGTGGCACGACGAGTACAACTTCGATGGCTATCGCTTTGACGGAGTAACCTCTATGCTGTACCATTCCCGTGGCATTGGGGAGGGCTTCAGCGGCGACTACAACGAGTACTTTGGCCTGAACGTCGACACGGATGCCCTCAATTATCTG
This genomic interval from Drosophila mauritiana strain mau12 chromosome 2R, ASM438214v1, whole genome shotgun sequence contains the following:
- the LOC117135762 gene encoding UPF0329 protein ECU05_1680/ECU11_0050 isoform X3, encoding MKWSSLVFPGLEQIPDEEEKKEEKDPYEDSDDPAIVKKREKERKLREKQLKKEEKLREKQLKEEEKQKKN
- the LOC117135763 gene encoding uncharacterized protein LOC117135763 encodes the protein MREEVEAEEDTVEAVMLEVSEEEVEEADSEEGEVVSVEADLEDVVQDSVVAASEDQVAEALEASEDMADMPDMAAMLDTREFFRCLSLYLIPQPIIAATTITTIIITTTADMIRL
- the LOC117135761 gene encoding apolipoprotein D is translated as MMSGQPLGSRVWLLSGVLLVTFAGTDAYGFGRCPNYPSMPKFNMSRVLGHWYEVERSFYLPEIASGCTTFQFEPYNKGEQSKFSNFKLAVAIKNINRITGNPNVNIGYATPENSRSSIMDFKFTTRFPDVIARLLPGSGKYQVLYTDYENFAILWSCGSIGSLGHSDQIWILGRDRDFEVDVRSKVYDVLKRLSLDPERLIISKNKQCPEAL
- the LOC117136579 gene encoding serine palmitoyltransferase 1; this translates as MVAIQLFNEIGSIFRNTPTFALVLETLLVITVIWLLLHRRGGGRRRQLTKEEEDRIIADYEPEPLVADTDPNHPLLHTRVVQSKVGKRIKVDGHDCLNLGSHNYLGFLEDQEILEEACKSLRKYGVGSCGPRGFYGTMDVHLDLEDRIAKFMGLEEAIVYSYGFSTVASAIPAYAKRGDLIFVDEAVNFAIQKGLDASRSTIVFFKHNDVEDLERLLIEQEKRDQKNPKKAAKTRRFLVAEGIYMNTGEICPLPELVALRQKYKLRLFIDESISFGTLGQGGHGVTEHFNVDRDEVDLISAGMEGSMATVGGFCVGSHFIAEHQRLSGLGYIFSASLPPMLTQAAISALDRFEREPQIFEQLQAKSKTLHAKFLRFSKLTLRGDELSPVKHLYLAQPAENFDKELKLLTELADKCIAQGVAVVQAAYLQNRERQPVRPSIRIAVNRLLESADIDNAFEVIESVSSSVL
- the LOC117135762 gene encoding DNA ligase 1 isoform X1 codes for the protein MWFEILPGAVIITTLLSVPIYAMYGLDKLTIGNAFRRNMDERFSRVMYQRDFRLTDNPYKMNGLEQIPDEEEKKEEKDPYEDSDDPAIVKKREKERKLREKQLKKEEKLREKQLKEEEKQKKN
- the LOC117135760 gene encoding tyrosine-protein kinase transmembrane receptor Ror2, which produces MAAGQWVGVVERVLRGMGLKWGANLAVLGLCVFLFASVTHANSLNAIEEPVTRRHHQRHHEREREENGYCAPYSGKVCKEYLTGQVWYSLEDPTGGWKNEQVTTALWDELISDLTGLCREAAEKMLCAYAFPNCHMEGGRAVKAPLCFEDCQATHLQFCYNDWVLIEEKKERNMFIKSRGHFRLPNCSSLPHYNASMRRPNCSYIGLTELKESEVSYDCRNGNGRFYMGTMNVSKSGIPCQRWDTQYPHKHFQPPLVFHQLLEGENYCRNAGGEEPHPWCYTVDESVRWQHCDIPMCPDYVDPNAGDLNTPIKMEKFFTPSMIFLLAGIGFVAIVTLHLMILLVYKLSKHKDYSQPAGAATAECSVSMRGGEECGGNLNTSRETLGGNGNTNTLAKWGTIRSTATIHSNCVALTTVNNVSDAKGTKPNARLEKLEYPRGDIVYVRSLGQGAFGRVFQARAPGLVPDQEDLLVAVKMLKDDASDQMQMDFEREACLLAEFDHPNIVRLLGVCALGRPMCLLFEYMAPGDLSEFLRACSPYATHQAPTRDRLQLNELHLLQMAANIAAGMLYLSERKFVHRDLATRNCLINEHMAVKIADFGLSHKIYLQDYYKGDENDFIPIRWMPLESILYNKFSLESDVWAYGICLWEIFSFALQPYFGLTHEEVIKYIKEGNVLGCPDNTPLSVYALMRRCWNRKPSERPGFAEINHCIQHSIAESECKAML